Proteins from a single region of Flavobacterium sp. K5-23:
- a CDS encoding AraC family transcriptional regulator — MKLYIKNMVCSRCEMAVKAELEKIGHPVVSMTLGEVEVSGDIEKSEMQLLTNNLNLLGFELLDDKVSKIIERIKNLIVDLVHYKTEKLKTNLSNYLAEDLQQDYNSLSNLFSEMEGITIEHYFIAQKIERAKELLIYNELTLSEIAFQLNYSNVAHLSNQFKKTTGFTPTHFKKLKDKKRIQIDDL, encoded by the coding sequence ATGAAGCTCTACATAAAAAATATGGTTTGCAGTCGCTGTGAAATGGCTGTAAAGGCTGAACTGGAAAAAATAGGACATCCTGTTGTATCAATGACACTGGGTGAAGTTGAGGTTTCTGGAGATATAGAAAAAAGCGAAATGCAATTACTAACCAATAATCTGAATTTACTTGGGTTCGAATTGTTAGACGATAAAGTAAGCAAGATTATAGAAAGGATTAAAAATCTAATTGTTGATTTGGTGCATTACAAAACTGAAAAACTGAAAACCAATTTATCTAACTATTTAGCCGAAGATTTACAACAGGATTATAACTCTTTGAGTAATCTGTTTTCTGAAATGGAAGGGATTACGATTGAACATTATTTTATTGCTCAAAAAATTGAAAGAGCAAAGGAATTGTTGATTTATAACGAGTTGACTTTGAGTGAAATTGCATTTCAGCTCAATTATAGTAATGTGGCGCATTTAAGTAATCAGTTTAAAAAAACAACAGGTTTTACGCCCACACATTTTAAAAAATTAAAGGATAAAAAAAGAATTCAGATAGACGATTTGTAA